From one Chryseobacterium sp. 3008163 genomic stretch:
- a CDS encoding DUF3109 family protein codes for MIQIDDKLISEDIFSEEFVCNLTKCKGACCVEGDVGAPLDKDELVILDNIFDKIKPYLTQDGIKALEEQGTWTTDPMDGMYVTPMIEDAECAYVTFDERGITKCGIEKAYEDGAIDWQKPISCHLYPIRVTEYSSFSALNYHEWSICNDACTLGKELQVPVYKFLKTPLTRKYGEDFYTTLSEVAEEWKKEYGK; via the coding sequence ATGATTCAAATAGACGATAAATTAATTTCTGAAGATATATTTTCTGAAGAATTTGTATGCAATCTCACCAAATGTAAAGGCGCATGTTGTGTGGAAGGTGATGTGGGAGCTCCTTTGGATAAGGATGAGTTGGTGATTTTAGATAATATTTTCGACAAAATAAAACCCTACCTTACCCAGGACGGAATTAAAGCTTTGGAAGAACAGGGAACATGGACAACCGACCCAATGGACGGAATGTATGTTACCCCAATGATTGAAGATGCAGAATGCGCCTACGTGACTTTTGACGAGCGTGGAATCACTAAGTGCGGTATCGAAAAAGCATACGAAGACGGCGCTATTGATTGGCAAAAACCAATCTCATGTCATTTATATCCAATCCGTGTAACAGAGTATTCTTCTTTCAGCGCATTAAACTACCATGAGTGGTCCATTTGCAATGATGCCTGCACTCTGGGTAAAGAACTTCAGGTTCCGGTATATAAGTTCTTAAAAACACCGTTAACACGTAAATACGGAGAAGATTTCTACACAACCCTGAGCGAAGTTGCCGAGGAGTGGAAGAAGGAGTATGGGAAATAG
- a CDS encoding DUF6427 family protein, with amino-acid sequence MFRLLSKESNIFSIPVYIGFLLLVVIVINTLNFNTYEAIIAIITFLGISLGYFCFNAIALNYQTHLPLLLYTFFVFGLYPGKLDIGIAVALLTNSFLLLLLTSTDEDLRKKSYVLVGSILALNFIFLPTTWPMIFFVLIHLIVTSERIGLNIFRFILGMSLIALSYFSLMFFFRFNQWNMDYLPFGKIKFVTDYTELLPLIPIVLMLVYAIYDHFKHYNKKSPISRYKYTFLLVFSFAQLVSIILYMNNRYEYLLLLAFPATIIMSRMLRFLPKYWMQEVSLWVIIISLIGFNAGTHFDLF; translated from the coding sequence ATGTTTAGATTACTTTCAAAAGAAAGCAATATTTTTTCAATTCCTGTTTATATTGGTTTTCTTCTTTTAGTAGTTATTGTAATTAACACCCTCAATTTCAACACGTATGAAGCAATAATCGCCATCATTACGTTTCTTGGAATTTCGCTTGGTTATTTCTGTTTTAATGCGATTGCACTGAATTATCAGACGCATTTGCCATTATTGCTCTATACATTTTTTGTTTTCGGACTGTATCCCGGGAAATTAGACATCGGAATTGCTGTAGCATTGCTTACCAATTCATTTCTTTTGCTTCTTCTCACGAGTACAGATGAAGACCTCAGAAAAAAATCTTACGTTTTGGTAGGTTCTATTTTAGCTTTAAATTTTATTTTTCTGCCGACGACGTGGCCAATGATTTTCTTTGTACTGATTCACCTCATCGTTACGTCTGAAAGAATCGGTTTAAATATCTTCAGATTCATTCTGGGAATGTCGTTGATTGCATTGAGTTATTTCTCATTGATGTTCTTCTTTAGATTTAATCAGTGGAATATGGATTATTTACCATTCGGGAAGATCAAATTTGTAACAGATTATACCGAACTTTTACCACTCATCCCTATAGTATTAATGTTGGTTTACGCAATATATGATCACTTTAAACATTATAATAAGAAAAGCCCTATCAGCCGTTACAAATATACTTTCTTGCTGGTGTTCTCATTTGCACAGTTGGTAAGTATTATTTTATATATGAACAACCGTTATGAATACCTTTTGCTGCTGGCTTTTCCGGCAACGATTATTATGAGCAGGATGCTGAGATTTTTGCCAAAATACTGGATGCAGGAAGTGAGCTTATGGGTTATCATTATAAGCTTGATCGGTTTTAATGCAGGCACTCATTTCGATTTATTTTAA
- a CDS encoding DUF6341 family protein, whose amino-acid sequence MTSFFLFLSDVFKWSFGFFTTFGNVLNWILFIVCCVLFTYWCYVLVVTLGGDKDKEYYSPTEGKNPYYDPTIYKKEG is encoded by the coding sequence ATGACGTCTTTCTTTCTATTCTTAAGTGATGTTTTCAAATGGTCTTTTGGTTTTTTCACAACCTTTGGAAACGTACTCAACTGGATTTTATTCATCGTTTGTTGCGTACTATTTACATATTGGTGCTATGTCTTGGTGGTAACACTTGGGGGGGACAAAGACAAAGAATATTATTCTCCGACTGAGGGTAAAAACCCTTACTACGATCCTACGATCTACAAAAAAGAAGGTTAA
- a CDS encoding universal stress protein has product MINIVLPVDFGEKTDQLVDGAIEFAKKVNGKLNLIHVAPTDIGFAIGDMGYQYFPEIEENEIREELVLLNKINQKILSHNIDCEHLLKQGIAKDIILEYADTKNADFIVMGSHGRSGIYDVFVGSLTKGITKSSKIPVLVLPIHD; this is encoded by the coding sequence ATGATAAACATTGTATTGCCAGTAGATTTTGGCGAAAAAACAGATCAGCTTGTAGATGGCGCAATAGAATTTGCGAAGAAGGTAAACGGAAAGCTCAATTTGATACACGTAGCGCCCACAGACATTGGTTTTGCAATCGGAGATATGGGCTATCAGTATTTTCCGGAGATTGAAGAAAACGAAATAAGAGAAGAACTGGTTCTTTTAAATAAAATTAATCAAAAAATTCTTTCACACAACATCGATTGCGAGCATTTATTAAAACAAGGCATTGCAAAAGATATTATTTTGGAATACGCTGACACCAAAAATGCCGACTTCATTGTCATGGGATCCCACGGTAGAAGCGGAATTTACGATGTATTTGTAGGAAGCTTAACCAAAGGGATTACCAAAAGCTCTAAAATACCTGTTTTGGTATTGCCGATACATGATTAA
- a CDS encoding fumarylacetoacetate hydrolase family protein: MKIICIGRNYSEHAKELGNAIPDKPVIFMKPDTAVLKGNDFYIPEFSDDVHYELEIVVKISKGGKYIQKETANKHYEEIGLGIDFTARDLQSDLKSKGLPWELAKGFDGSAVVGSFFKKENYDLENLQFSLLKNKEQVQHGNSKDMMFKIDDIIAFVSQYFTLRVGDLIFTGTPEGVGKVSENDILEAYLEEEKALDIRIL; this comes from the coding sequence ATGAAAATAATCTGCATAGGAAGAAATTACAGTGAACACGCAAAAGAATTGGGAAATGCAATCCCAGACAAACCTGTGATTTTTATGAAACCCGACACTGCGGTTTTGAAAGGAAATGACTTTTATATTCCGGAATTTTCTGACGATGTTCACTACGAACTGGAAATTGTGGTAAAAATCTCAAAAGGCGGAAAGTATATTCAGAAAGAAACGGCAAACAAACATTATGAAGAGATTGGCTTGGGAATCGATTTTACAGCGAGAGATTTGCAAAGCGATTTAAAATCTAAAGGTCTTCCATGGGAACTGGCTAAAGGGTTTGATGGTTCTGCGGTGGTAGGAAGCTTTTTCAAAAAAGAAAATTACGACCTTGAAAATCTACAGTTTTCGTTATTGAAAAATAAAGAACAAGTACAGCATGGAAATTCAAAAGACATGATGTTTAAAATTGATGATATCATCGCTTTTGTTTCGCAGTATTTCACTTTGAGAGTTGGGGATTTAATCTTTACGGGAACTCCTGAAGGCGTGGGGAAAGTTTCTGAGAATGATATTTTAGAGGCCTATTTGGAGGAAGAAAAAGCTTTAGATATCAGAATATTATAA
- a CDS encoding putative signal transducing protein → MNDLVKFKFYETALEANRDKQILAENDIQSFIANEQTIQSDWLLSQALGGIQLQVFENDFENAEKILTDYHENNKFSLEVEHTVENPKFDFVCPKCGSNHIYKDDSSTSFFGISLLSSDKYVCYYCENEFTHE, encoded by the coding sequence ATGAATGATTTAGTTAAGTTCAAATTTTACGAAACAGCTCTCGAAGCGAACAGAGATAAACAGATCTTAGCTGAAAATGACATTCAGAGCTTCATTGCCAATGAGCAGACGATACAGTCTGATTGGTTGTTGTCACAAGCTTTAGGCGGAATTCAACTGCAGGTTTTTGAAAATGATTTTGAGAATGCTGAGAAGATTCTTACAGATTATCACGAAAACAACAAGTTCTCTTTGGAAGTTGAGCACACCGTTGAAAATCCAAAGTTTGATTTTGTATGCCCGAAATGTGGTTCAAATCATATTTATAAGGATGACAGCTCGACGAGTTTCTTTGGAATTTCGCTACTTTCAAGTGATAAATATGTGTGTTATTATTGTGAGAATGAGTTTACACATGAGTAA